A stretch of Triticum aestivum cultivar Chinese Spring chromosome 1D, IWGSC CS RefSeq v2.1, whole genome shotgun sequence DNA encodes these proteins:
- the LOC123181022 gene encoding uncharacterized protein, translated as MRKQNKKTYPSRIRSSGGQTTLQSFLVKPRVADGEPNPYPPVAEDDEIPNSPPAPPKREIVRVTNKTIREKASAFSSVGSSAKRGADAGALDPAVFKRFNGSSPPAARAGGGAAAAEAGGDADDGDGGVRLDVEDIAAGGRRWESRKRKSPFGGNEGRTSSNAGHVVVLGDNPKPRPPATRRGRGRLAGRGEGSRGLYNHYASGGGLWQGEQEGVDGEEVGWTEDMWEGMGSITLGGMEWH; from the exons ATGAGAAAGCAGAATAAGAAGACGTACCCGAGCAGGATCCGATCGTCCGGCGGCCAGACCACCCTACAATCGTTCCTCGTCAAGCCCAG AGTCGCCGATGGGGAACCAAATCCCTACCCGCCGGTAGCGGAGGACGATGAGATTCCGAactccccgccggcgccgccgaaGCGGGAGATCGTCAGGGTCACCAACAAGACCATCAGG GAGAAGGCGAGCGCGTTCTCGTCGGTGGGCTCCTCGGCGAAGCGCGGGGCCGACGCGGGCGCTCTGGACCCGGCGGTGTTCAAGCGGTTCAACGGCTCGTCGCCCCCAGCGGCGAGAGCCGGCGGTGGCGCCGCTGCTGCGGAGGCGGGGGGCGACgcggacgacggcgatggcggcgtccGGCTCGACGTCGAGGACATCGCGGCGGGGGGCCGCCGCTGGGAGTCACGGAAGCGGAAGAGCCCCTTCG GAGGCAACGAGGGGCGCACGAGCAGCAACGCCGGGCACGTGGTGGTGCTCGGGGACAACCCGAAGCcgaggccgccggcgacgaggagggggaggggaaggctCGCTGGCCGCGGCGAGGGCAGCCGTGGCCTGTACAACCACT ACGCGAGCGGGGGCGGTCTGTGGCAGGGCGAGCAGGAGGGCGTCGACGGCGAGGAGGTCGGGTGGACCGAGGACATGTGGGAAGGCATGGGCTCCATCACGCTCGGCGGCATGGAGTGGCACTAG